In Odontesthes bonariensis isolate fOdoBon6 chromosome 9, fOdoBon6.hap1, whole genome shotgun sequence, the following proteins share a genomic window:
- the pou2af1 gene encoding POU domain class 2-associating factor 1 has product MHWEKSPPSALGRSRPYQGVRVRDPVKELLRRKRSLELHNNKTTSSTVDVGTHSNQPSFTQGIFGSDVAGGSPAEQSAAAGDGGLQCAGWKAVPTMACTGLQPWSSSDYNQQDAGAQTLAYQAAQTLTADVYMQTLCPSYTMLTYTHTPLLTNFGTIPVAPSQASLPQMELPDSGLSYLPWAQPLTTISTMPSPGVQFAPGSAALSGSSRVHMPVSMSLTTMIPQMETQGLDSEPQILNLPQHSDHQLDPEPQGHSLNEDPEAESESPNLLDKLLEDHKGHGEEEDKDSYSSSLFLSNV; this is encoded by the exons CACCACCATCAGCACTGGGCAGGTCCAGGCCATACCAGGGGGTTCGAGTTAGAGATCCAGTTAAAGAGCTgttgaggaggaagaggagtctGGAGCTCCACAACAACAAGACAACATCATCCACAGTG GATGTGGGCACACACAGCAATCAGCCGTCATTTACACAAG GAATCTTTGGCTCCGATGTTGCTGGGGGTTCCCCAGCTGAGCAGTCAGCTGCAGCTGGTGATGGAGGGCTACAGTGTGCAGGCTGGAAAGCTGTACCCACTATGGCCTGCACTGGATTGCAGCCCTGGTCTTCATCTGACTACAACCAGCAGGACGCTGGTGCTCAGACTCTGGCCTATCAAGCTGCCCAAACCCTCACTGCTGATGTCTATATGCAGACTCTGTGCCCCAGCTATACCATGCtgacctacacacacacaccactgcTCACTAACTTTGGG ACAATACCAGTGGCCCCAAGCCAAGCCTCCCTCCCTCAGATGGAGCTCCCGGACTCAGGGTTGTCCTACCTTCCATGGGCCCAACCCCTCACCACTATATCTACCATGCCCAGTCCAGGTGTCCAGTTTGCCCCAGGATCTGCTGCTTTGTCTGGGTCCTCACGAGTCCACATGCCCGTGTCAATGTCTTTAACCACAATGATCCCACAGATGGAGACGCAGGGATTGGACTCTGAGCCACAGATCCTGAACCTCCCCCAGCATTCGGACCACCAACTGGACCCCGAACCACAAGGTCATTCTCTGAATGAAGATCCAGAGGCAGAGTCAGAATCACCAAACCTGCTGGATAAACTTCTAGAGGATCACAAGGGGCATGGTGAAGAGGAGGACAAAGACTCCTACAGCAGCTCACTCTTTTTGTCCAATGTCTAA